In one Rhizobium leguminosarum genomic region, the following are encoded:
- the iolE gene encoding myo-inosose-2 dehydratase translates to MTTHLHRLTPAKVWLGVIPTLWWNDDFINIDIGIPYEQALSEMALAGYVGCGVGHKYPTDPKILRPVLELRGLRISEPWVSTYFTIKAMNRHTLENVDAQLDFLEAMEGGSDDPRRADLVVAEFGGAVNPLPVALFPNCPDFSEDQWKQLIEGLHAAGEKARARNRRLCYHPHLGTGVMKTEAIHRLMDETDPRLVHMLLDTGHQAAAGVDPLALARKYAHRIKHVHLKDIRAEVVTKIHTGGLSFQQGIEAGIFTVPGDGSIETFPEILDALADADFAGWICVEAEQDPAKANPLQYAKMGREYLRKLLGW, encoded by the coding sequence ATGACGACACATCTGCATCGACTGACGCCCGCCAAGGTCTGGCTCGGTGTCATCCCCACGCTCTGGTGGAATGACGATTTCATCAACATCGACATCGGCATCCCCTACGAGCAGGCTCTGAGTGAAATGGCGCTCGCCGGCTATGTCGGATGCGGCGTCGGCCATAAATATCCGACGGATCCGAAAATATTGCGGCCTGTCCTCGAACTCAGGGGATTGCGGATTTCCGAGCCTTGGGTGAGCACTTACTTCACCATCAAGGCGATGAATCGTCATACGCTTGAAAACGTCGATGCTCAGCTCGACTTCCTCGAAGCCATGGAAGGCGGCAGCGACGATCCGCGCAGGGCGGATCTTGTCGTCGCCGAGTTTGGCGGAGCGGTCAATCCGCTTCCGGTCGCCCTGTTTCCGAATTGCCCCGATTTCTCCGAGGACCAGTGGAAACAGCTGATCGAAGGCCTGCATGCGGCGGGAGAGAAAGCCAGGGCCCGTAACCGCCGGCTCTGCTATCACCCGCATCTGGGGACTGGGGTGATGAAGACGGAAGCGATCCACCGGCTCATGGACGAGACCGATCCTCGTCTGGTCCACATGCTTCTCGATACCGGGCACCAGGCGGCTGCCGGTGTCGATCCGCTGGCGCTGGCCAGAAAATACGCCCACCGCATCAAGCATGTTCACCTGAAAGACATTCGCGCCGAGGTGGTTACGAAGATTCACACCGGAGGATTGTCCTTCCAGCAAGGGATCGAGGCGGGGATCTTCACCGTGCCCGGCGACGGCTCAATAGAGACCTTTCCGGAAATCCTCGATGCGTTGGCCGATGCGGATTTCGCCGGATGGATCTGCGTCGAGGCAGAGCAGGACCCGGCCAAGGCCAATCCGCTGCAATACGCGAAAATGGGCCGCGAATATCTGCGCAAGCTGCTTGGATGGTAG
- a CDS encoding ferritin-like domain-containing protein → MYSYSIKTLDELKEFLYRAMQLEHATIPPYLTALYSIKPGVNQDATQVLRVIVVEEMLHLTIAANILNAIGGTPDLVRPDFVASYPAALPDGETDFKVSIQAFGREALATFLKIERPAQRPEHLVGKGLIYRKTPADITALASHPRHEDLHFYSIGEFYSTIAEGIKYLEAEAHGADTTIFTGDSSRQITSEYYYSGGGELFPVTDLKSALEAIELIIEQGEGDGGGIYDDDDHELAHYYRFEELVKGRYYQKGDQPGHPTGPQLQVDWEGAYPIKENLKVGDIFEGSELHEAAIAFNKRYGDFLQLLTRAYNGQPSLLLEAVPMMFEFRNMILELIRNPLPKHPGKNGSPTYEIPGSIKQPVTRQAEVNA, encoded by the coding sequence ATGTATTCCTACAGTATTAAGACGCTCGATGAGCTGAAAGAGTTTCTCTACCGGGCGATGCAGCTCGAACATGCGACGATACCGCCGTATCTGACGGCGCTTTACTCGATCAAGCCCGGCGTCAACCAGGATGCGACCCAGGTTCTGCGCGTGATCGTCGTGGAAGAAATGCTGCATCTGACGATCGCGGCCAATATTCTCAATGCCATCGGCGGCACGCCGGATCTTGTCAGGCCGGACTTCGTGGCCAGCTATCCCGCCGCCCTGCCGGACGGTGAGACCGATTTCAAGGTCAGCATCCAGGCTTTCGGCCGTGAGGCGCTGGCGACTTTCCTGAAAATCGAGCGGCCGGCCCAGCGCCCTGAACATCTCGTCGGCAAGGGCCTGATATACCGCAAAACTCCCGCTGATATCACCGCGCTAGCCAGCCATCCGCGGCATGAGGACCTCCATTTCTACAGTATCGGCGAGTTCTACTCGACCATCGCGGAAGGCATCAAATACCTGGAAGCCGAAGCGCATGGGGCGGACACAACCATCTTTACCGGCGACAGCTCGCGGCAGATCACCTCGGAATATTATTACTCCGGCGGCGGCGAGCTATTTCCCGTGACCGATCTGAAAAGCGCCTTGGAAGCCATTGAGCTCATCATCGAACAGGGCGAGGGCGACGGCGGCGGTATCTACGACGACGACGACCACGAACTGGCCCATTATTATCGTTTCGAGGAACTGGTCAAAGGCCGCTATTACCAGAAGGGCGACCAGCCCGGCCACCCCACAGGTCCGCAGTTGCAGGTCGATTGGGAGGGCGCCTACCCCATAAAAGAGAACCTGAAAGTGGGGGACATATTCGAAGGTTCGGAACTGCATGAGGCGGCGATCGCCTTCAACAAGCGCTATGGCGACTTTCTCCAGCTTTTGACGCGTGCCTATAACGGCCAGCCGAGCTTGTTGCTGGAAGCCGTTCCGATGATGTTCGAATTCCGCAACATGATCCTCGAACTCATCCGCAATCCGCTGCCGAAGCATCCCGGTAAGAACGGCAGCCCCACCTATGAAATCCCCGGCAGTATCAAACAGCCAGTCACCCGGCAGGCGGAGGTGAACGCATGA
- a CDS encoding GMC oxidoreductase, whose product MLFPLESAIKADAKTVAESGDYDIVIVGSGISGAIIAKQAAEAGKRVLILEAGTGANSTLAGYDNLLTTFYSAASKDNQSPFPLNANAAIPRSPQLRKLQAGETDSSTYIVQSGPYVSDTTYTRIFGGTTMHWEAKTPRLLRSDFKTRTIFGQGLDWPLSFEEVEEDYRLAEREIGVSANVEDQQYLGQTFPDAYVFPMRGLPLSYLDQQVNKGIEGSSVELFDKTYPLKVRPYPQGRNSIPNPAYDGGKGYRPIGAVDTHQVEEGGRCQGNTNCVPLCPVQARYHSGKTLAKAFAVNEKRGERLVELLPQAVASKVNIDPDSGKVRSLEVKIYKDPASPAHETITVKGKVFVLAAGAIETARLMLASGLRSTSGLVGRNLMDHAYLLNWALMPEICGTMRGTSSTGGIVDLRDGPFRERQAAFAIDIHNDGWGWATGAPTSDLLELVDDRNLYGADLRRGMIDQVSRQLLLAFMIEVMPVESNRIAVDPQYTDALGNMRPILSFTVPEYTMKGAAYGRQFARTVFSRLGAQDHTHYDPGDFGYVAYEGQGYAIRGGNHLAGTHIMGTTKTNSVVDKNQRSWDHENLYLVGGGSMPTIGTANVTLTLAAMCFRSGRDILKSLH is encoded by the coding sequence GTGCTTTTTCCCCTCGAATCGGCGATAAAAGCCGATGCCAAAACTGTCGCGGAGTCTGGCGACTACGATATCGTGATCGTCGGCAGCGGCATTTCCGGAGCCATCATTGCCAAGCAGGCTGCGGAGGCGGGCAAGCGTGTCCTTATCCTTGAAGCCGGAACCGGTGCCAATAGCACCCTGGCAGGCTATGACAATCTGCTGACAACTTTTTATTCGGCAGCCTCCAAAGACAACCAGTCGCCCTTTCCGCTGAATGCGAACGCGGCCATTCCCCGCAGCCCGCAGCTTCGCAAGCTGCAGGCGGGGGAAACCGATAGCTCGACCTATATCGTTCAATCCGGCCCTTATGTCAGCGATACGACATATACCCGTATTTTCGGCGGAACGACCATGCACTGGGAGGCGAAAACGCCCCGTCTGCTTCGCTCGGATTTCAAGACGCGCACCATTTTCGGCCAAGGGCTGGACTGGCCGCTGAGCTTTGAGGAAGTCGAGGAGGATTACCGCCTGGCCGAGCGGGAAATCGGCGTATCGGCGAATGTCGAAGATCAGCAATATCTGGGGCAGACCTTCCCGGACGCCTATGTCTTTCCCATGCGCGGCCTGCCGCTTTCCTATCTGGACCAGCAGGTCAACAAGGGGATCGAAGGCAGCAGCGTCGAACTTTTCGACAAGACCTATCCCCTGAAGGTCAGGCCCTATCCGCAGGGGCGCAATAGCATACCAAACCCGGCCTATGACGGTGGGAAGGGCTACCGTCCAATCGGCGCAGTCGATACGCATCAGGTCGAAGAGGGCGGTCGCTGCCAGGGCAACACCAATTGCGTACCGCTCTGTCCCGTGCAAGCGCGCTACCACTCCGGCAAAACGCTTGCCAAGGCGTTTGCGGTAAACGAAAAAAGGGGCGAGCGGCTTGTCGAACTGTTGCCGCAGGCGGTCGCATCGAAGGTCAACATCGATCCGGACAGCGGGAAAGTCCGCTCTCTCGAGGTCAAGATCTACAAGGATCCGGCCTCACCGGCCCACGAGACCATCACCGTGAAGGGCAAGGTTTTCGTGCTTGCGGCAGGCGCCATCGAAACGGCGCGTCTTATGCTGGCCTCCGGCCTGCGCAGCACCAGCGGTCTTGTCGGACGCAATCTGATGGACCACGCCTATCTGCTGAACTGGGCGCTGATGCCGGAAATCTGCGGCACGATGCGCGGAACCAGTTCGACGGGCGGTATCGTGGACCTACGGGACGGCCCTTTCCGGGAAAGGCAGGCCGCCTTCGCCATCGATATCCACAACGACGGCTGGGGTTGGGCCACGGGTGCGCCGACCTCCGACCTTCTCGAACTGGTGGATGATCGCAACCTCTACGGGGCGGATCTTCGGCGCGGCATGATCGACCAGGTTTCGCGGCAGTTGCTGCTGGCATTCATGATCGAGGTCATGCCCGTCGAAAGCAACCGCATCGCGGTGGATCCGCAATATACCGATGCTCTGGGCAACATGCGGCCCATCCTGTCCTTCACGGTTCCGGAATATACCATGAAGGGTGCCGCCTACGGCCGCCAGTTTGCGCGCACCGTCTTTTCGCGCCTGGGCGCGCAGGATCATACCCATTACGACCCCGGCGATTTCGGCTATGTGGCCTATGAGGGGCAAGGCTATGCGATCCGCGGCGGCAATCATCTGGCCGGCACTCATATCATGGGAACGACGAAGACCAACTCCGTCGTGGACAAGAACCAGCGCAGCTGGGACCACGAAAACCTCTATCTCGTGGGCGGCGGCAGCATGCCGACGATCGGCACGGCAAATGTCACCTTGACGCTGGCCGCCATGTGTTTCCGAAGCGGTCGCGACATTCTGAAGTCTCTGCATTGA
- a CDS encoding glycoside hydrolase family 15 protein, with protein MTVALWSQSMTGANPAHIGANAPTVKPRPAFAQTDLVALSRYFSLLMMRNITSDGYVIEDPASPGVFSAPGCVIAAPSYPANTPGVDQDYVFNWVRDGAITAIEIALAGLLPVSGGVLPSLVDYVNFAALCQANAKNSATVTLGHACFTITGEVRPWSEQNDGPAIQSIAIMTLFDQLDGATQTIAKQLVETNLSYLLEVYQNKTTNLWEEYEGYSFFARAVQLRFFREISTNTIGIAVPAGLADAISWLESQLATHWNGQLYVSILDAAEQAGYDANIDIVSSVCYGGIEPTDTKLLATAAILRRQWADPSSSNYYPVNGADAAKGLGPLFGRYPGDHYDGDVAAPVVGGHPWALCTANFAEFQYRLANAIEASGALPLDQFSEPFFAELGLGASSSAADASAALRASSDVMLRAIIYHSDHYELSEQFDGTVGYEKSVRNLTWSYASFLSAVRARSAAAPAAKSKPRNSRGPKS; from the coding sequence ATGACAGTTGCGCTTTGGAGTCAGTCAATGACGGGTGCGAACCCGGCCCATATCGGCGCCAATGCGCCGACAGTCAAACCGCGGCCTGCCTTCGCGCAGACCGATCTGGTCGCATTGTCGCGCTATTTTTCTCTTCTGATGATGCGCAACATCACCAGCGATGGCTATGTCATCGAGGATCCGGCATCGCCCGGCGTCTTCTCCGCCCCCGGCTGCGTCATCGCCGCCCCCTCCTATCCAGCGAACACGCCGGGCGTCGACCAGGACTATGTTTTCAACTGGGTCCGCGACGGGGCGATTACGGCCATCGAGATCGCGCTTGCCGGCTTGCTGCCCGTTTCGGGCGGGGTTTTGCCGAGCCTGGTCGACTATGTGAACTTCGCCGCGCTCTGCCAGGCGAATGCCAAGAATTCCGCGACCGTCACACTTGGCCACGCCTGCTTCACCATCACCGGCGAGGTTCGTCCGTGGTCGGAGCAGAATGACGGGCCGGCCATTCAGTCGATTGCGATCATGACCTTGTTCGATCAGCTGGATGGCGCCACGCAGACGATCGCCAAACAATTGGTCGAGACCAACCTCTCTTATCTTCTCGAAGTTTACCAGAACAAGACCACAAATCTCTGGGAGGAATATGAGGGCTATTCGTTTTTCGCACGAGCCGTACAGCTGCGCTTTTTCCGGGAAATTTCCACAAACACGATCGGCATTGCCGTGCCTGCCGGGCTGGCCGATGCCATCTCCTGGCTGGAGAGCCAGTTGGCCACCCACTGGAACGGGCAGCTCTATGTGAGCATTCTGGATGCCGCGGAGCAAGCCGGCTACGACGCGAACATCGATATCGTCTCTTCGGTCTGCTATGGCGGGATCGAGCCGACCGATACCAAGCTTCTGGCAACGGCGGCCATCCTGCGACGCCAGTGGGCCGATCCTTCGTCTTCGAACTATTACCCGGTCAATGGCGCCGACGCGGCCAAGGGACTCGGACCGCTCTTCGGGCGCTATCCAGGCGATCATTACGATGGCGATGTGGCGGCTCCGGTGGTCGGTGGGCATCCCTGGGCTCTGTGCACCGCCAACTTCGCCGAGTTTCAATATCGGCTTGCCAATGCCATCGAGGCCAGCGGCGCCCTCCCCCTCGATCAGTTCTCCGAACCCTTCTTCGCGGAACTGGGACTTGGGGCATCGAGCAGCGCCGCCGACGCGTCGGCAGCCTTGCGGGCCTCATCTGACGTCATGCTGCGCGCCATCATCTATCACAGCGATCACTATGAGCTGAGCGAACAGTTCGACGGAACCGTCGGCTACGAGAAAAGCGTCAGGAATCTGACCTGGAGCTATGCCTCCTTCCTCTCGGCAGTCAGAGCCCGCTCCGCCGCCGCCCCGGCCGCCAAGTCCAAACCCCGAAACTCCCGCGGCCCGAAATCATGA
- a CDS encoding helix-turn-helix domain-containing protein translates to MTHDMARGKRIREAISRGKFRKVHALAAELDVSVAAVSRWQNGGHTSLESACALADLLDVSLDWLLLGRGTMDWHRNSAISATELQMVLASRNRSAATRSNLVGLVESIPPEHP, encoded by the coding sequence ATGACCCACGACATGGCACGCGGCAAACGTATTCGAGAGGCGATATCCCGCGGCAAGTTCCGGAAAGTTCACGCCCTGGCGGCCGAACTGGACGTGTCCGTCGCCGCCGTCTCACGCTGGCAGAATGGCGGTCACACCTCGCTGGAAAGCGCCTGCGCGCTCGCCGACCTGCTGGATGTCTCCCTCGACTGGCTGCTGCTCGGGCGAGGCACCATGGACTGGCATAGGAACAGCGCGATCTCCGCCACGGAATTGCAAATGGTTCTGGCATCGCGCAACCGGTCTGCGGCAACACGGTCCAATCTCGTCGGGCTGGTCGAATCCATCCCGCCGGAGCACCCCTAA
- a CDS encoding acyl-homoserine-lactone synthase codes for MLRILTKDMLETDRRAFDEMFRARAAVFRDRLGWQVDVRDQWERDRYDEAEDPVYLVTQQPSGTLTGSLRLLPTTGATMLKSEFRHFFDQPIDVDSPTTWECTRFCLHPHAGHIEQSRAVATELLSGLCDLALDTGIESIVGVYDAAMVAVYRRIGWGPTPLARSRPEIGKLYVGLWDVTADNCRTLRANLSRLLEQASPYPARALVDGGMR; via the coding sequence ATGTTGCGGATACTCACCAAAGACATGCTCGAGACCGATCGACGTGCTTTCGATGAAATGTTTCGGGCTCGCGCCGCCGTTTTTCGCGATCGGCTGGGATGGCAGGTCGATGTCCGGGATCAATGGGAGAGGGACCGATACGACGAGGCCGAGGATCCCGTCTATCTCGTCACGCAACAACCTTCCGGCACGCTGACGGGTTCGCTGCGCCTGCTGCCGACCACGGGAGCGACGATGCTCAAAAGCGAGTTCCGGCATTTCTTCGATCAGCCTATCGACGTCGATAGCCCGACGACCTGGGAATGTACCCGCTTTTGCCTTCATCCGCATGCCGGACACATAGAGCAATCGCGCGCAGTCGCCACGGAGCTGCTCTCAGGGCTTTGCGATCTTGCGCTCGACACCGGTATCGAGAGCATTGTCGGCGTCTATGACGCTGCGATGGTCGCTGTGTACCGGAGGATCGGCTGGGGGCCGACTCCGCTTGCCCGATCCCGGCCCGAGATCGGCAAGCTGTATGTTGGCCTATGGGATGTGACGGCGGACAATTGTCGGACACTTCGGGCCAACCTGTCCCGACTACTGGAGCAAGCCTCTCCCTATCCTGCCAGAGCCCTTGTCGACGGCGGCATGCGGTAA
- a CDS encoding helix-turn-helix transcriptional regulator — MLSSSRFFYCLDRISASPTLRDLETTLDEVRHIYAISHMVLHVTRSSGAADSNPLLMLTYPPEWVKQYLDRDYFSIDPVVRLGRRGFLPVEWSASKWDSGRAYGFFKEAMAFGIGRQGVTLPVRGPQGERSLFTVTSNHPDSYWRQFRMDSMRDLQFLAHHLHDRAMVLSGLREIADFPQLSRRELQCLEMTASGLMAKQICARLSISVSAVQLYLASARRKLTVATTSEAVARATALELI; from the coding sequence ATGCTGAGCAGTTCTCGTTTTTTCTACTGTCTGGACCGGATCTCCGCATCGCCGACATTGCGGGATCTGGAAACGACGCTGGATGAAGTCCGCCACATCTATGCGATATCGCATATGGTTCTGCATGTGACCCGCTCCTCGGGGGCGGCGGACAGCAATCCATTGCTGATGCTGACCTACCCGCCCGAGTGGGTGAAACAATATCTTGACCGGGATTACTTCAGCATCGATCCCGTCGTGCGTCTCGGCCGGCGCGGCTTCCTGCCCGTGGAATGGTCCGCATCAAAATGGGATTCAGGCCGAGCCTATGGCTTCTTCAAGGAGGCCATGGCCTTCGGTATCGGCCGTCAAGGCGTGACTTTGCCGGTGCGAGGACCTCAAGGGGAGCGATCGCTGTTTACGGTCACGTCCAATCATCCCGACTCCTACTGGCGGCAGTTCCGCATGGACAGCATGCGCGACCTCCAGTTTCTCGCCCACCATCTCCACGACAGGGCCATGGTTCTGTCGGGCCTGAGGGAGATTGCGGACTTTCCGCAATTGTCGCGCCGCGAACTGCAATGTCTTGAAATGACGGCCAGCGGCCTTATGGCAAAGCAAATCTGCGCCCGCCTGTCCATTTCGGTGAGTGCGGTGCAGCTCTATCTCGCCTCGGCACGCCGGAAGCTGACTGTCGCCACGACGAGTGAAGCGGTCGCCAGGGCCACGGCGCTTGAATTGATATGA
- a CDS encoding Lrp/AsnC family transcriptional regulator, whose amino-acid sequence MPALDATDRNILRLLRLDARMSNARLAGQIGLSPSACLRRIKIMEKSGVIRGYTALVETGNADEMIAVIINITLERQTEDHLDRFEAAVRRHPEIRECFLMTGGSDYLLRVEVASAGEFERIHKEILSTLPGVLRIHSSFSIRNVLATRTRGRR is encoded by the coding sequence ATGCCTGCTCTCGACGCGACCGACCGCAATATCCTCAGACTGCTGCGTCTCGACGCCCGTATGAGCAATGCCAGGCTCGCAGGCCAGATCGGCCTATCGCCGTCGGCTTGCCTCAGGCGCATCAAGATCATGGAAAAATCAGGCGTGATCCGCGGCTATACGGCGCTGGTGGAGACCGGCAATGCGGATGAGATGATCGCCGTGATCATCAACATCACCCTCGAACGGCAGACGGAAGACCATCTCGACCGCTTCGAGGCGGCGGTCCGCCGGCATCCCGAGATCCGGGAATGTTTTCTGATGACGGGCGGTTCCGATTATCTGCTGCGCGTCGAGGTTGCCAGTGCAGGCGAGTTCGAACGGATCCACAAGGAGATCCTGTCGACCTTGCCCGGCGTCCTCAGAATCCATTCCAGCTTCTCGATCCGCAATGTTCTGGCGACGCGCACGCGGGGCAGACGCTGA
- the alr gene encoding alanine racemase yields the protein MDSDILVSRTPTAMAAQGATGYLTIDLAALGRNYQTLASMLAPVRAGAVVKADAYGLGAERVAATLFGEGCRHFFVAQFVEAVRLRPALAREAQIFVLNGLQPGNEIACAEMGIVPVLNSLAQWRQWSETARILQRCLPAVLQFDTGMSRLGFPPEERAALAAALRNGTNVEILFIMSHLASADDIESGQNGEQFAEMSRIADEFPGFDISFANSGGVLLGDAYHGVLARPGIALYGGAPNTGEKNPMEPVVSLDVAVVQTRAVPAGAKVGYGGAHVTLGEMRLATIAAGYADGLQRSLSDRGAVYFKGIRLPIVGRVSMDSVTIDISALPEGVLTLGSLVEVLGPNQTLEDIAGDAGTISYEILTGLGDRYHRQYR from the coding sequence ATGGATAGCGATATTCTGGTTTCCCGCACACCCACCGCCATGGCCGCGCAGGGAGCCACGGGCTATCTGACGATCGATCTGGCTGCTCTCGGCCGCAACTATCAGACGCTCGCATCGATGCTGGCGCCGGTCCGCGCCGGCGCCGTCGTCAAGGCCGACGCCTATGGCCTCGGCGCCGAACGGGTTGCCGCAACGCTCTTCGGCGAAGGTTGCCGGCATTTCTTTGTCGCCCAGTTCGTCGAGGCTGTGAGGCTGCGGCCGGCCCTTGCGCGGGAGGCCCAGATTTTCGTGCTGAACGGATTGCAGCCGGGCAACGAGATCGCCTGCGCCGAGATGGGCATCGTCCCGGTTCTCAATTCGCTGGCGCAGTGGCGGCAATGGTCGGAGACGGCGCGTATTCTGCAGCGCTGCCTGCCTGCCGTCCTGCAATTCGACACCGGCATGTCGCGGCTCGGCTTCCCCCCTGAAGAACGCGCCGCACTCGCCGCAGCCCTTCGCAACGGCACCAATGTCGAAATCCTGTTCATCATGAGCCATCTGGCCTCGGCCGACGACATTGAGAGCGGGCAGAACGGCGAGCAATTTGCCGAGATGTCCCGCATCGCCGATGAATTTCCGGGCTTCGACATATCCTTCGCCAATTCCGGCGGCGTCTTGCTCGGCGATGCCTATCACGGTGTGCTTGCCCGGCCCGGCATCGCGCTTTATGGCGGTGCGCCCAACACCGGCGAGAAGAATCCCATGGAGCCGGTCGTCAGCCTCGACGTCGCCGTCGTGCAGACGCGTGCGGTGCCGGCAGGCGCCAAGGTCGGTTATGGCGGCGCGCATGTCACACTAGGGGAAATGCGTCTCGCCACCATTGCCGCGGGCTACGCCGACGGCCTGCAGCGCAGCCTCAGCGACCGCGGCGCCGTCTATTTCAAGGGTATCCGCCTGCCGATCGTCGGCCGCGTCTCGATGGACAGTGTGACCATCGACATCTCGGCGCTGCCCGAAGGTGTCCTGACACTGGGCAGCCTCGTCGAAGTGCTCGGCCCGAACCAGACGCTCGAGGACATCGCCGGCGACGCCGGCACTATATCTTACGAAATCCTAACCGGTCTGGGCGATCGTTATCACAGGCAATATCGCTGA
- a CDS encoding D-amino acid dehydrogenase, whose amino-acid sequence MKVIVLGAGIVGITSAYQLAKSGHEVTVVDRQKGPALETSFANAGEVSFGYCSPWAAPGIPAKAMKWLCMKHAPLILRPKFDTAMLSWMARMLSNCTSERYAINKSRMLRLADYSRIALAELRSETGIAYDERMQGTLQLFRTQQQLDASAKDVKALAADGIPYEVLDRDGCIRFEPALKHVRDKIVGGLLTPKDETGDCFKFTNALAAKAEALGVRFVYGTTIKGLDVEAGRVRGIITDRERMSADAVVVALGSYSPLLLKPFGISLPVYPVKGYSLTIPITDASRAPESTVMDETYKIAITRLGDRIRVGGMAEISGYTNDLGLARRSTLEHSVTDLFPGGDVSKASFWSGLRPMTPDGTPVIGPTKIVGLFLNTGHGTLGWTMSTGSARLISDLVGGRTPEIDARDLAINRYG is encoded by the coding sequence ATGAAAGTCATCGTTCTGGGAGCCGGCATTGTCGGCATCACATCCGCTTATCAGCTGGCTAAATCAGGCCATGAGGTCACGGTCGTCGACCGGCAGAAAGGTCCGGCGCTAGAGACGAGCTTTGCCAATGCCGGCGAAGTCTCTTTCGGCTATTGCTCGCCATGGGCAGCGCCCGGCATTCCTGCGAAGGCCATGAAGTGGCTGTGCATGAAACATGCGCCGCTCATCCTGCGCCCGAAATTCGACACGGCCATGCTTTCCTGGATGGCAAGGATGTTGTCGAACTGCACCTCCGAGCGCTATGCGATCAACAAGAGCCGCATGCTGCGCCTTGCAGATTATAGCCGCATCGCGCTGGCCGAGCTTCGCTCAGAAACCGGCATCGCCTATGACGAACGCATGCAGGGAACCCTGCAGTTGTTCCGCACGCAGCAGCAGCTCGATGCCTCGGCAAAGGATGTCAAGGCGCTGGCCGCCGACGGCATTCCCTATGAGGTGCTGGACCGGGACGGCTGCATCCGCTTCGAACCGGCATTGAAGCACGTGCGCGACAAGATCGTCGGCGGCCTGCTGACGCCCAAGGACGAGACCGGCGACTGCTTCAAATTCACCAATGCGCTGGCCGCGAAGGCCGAAGCGCTTGGTGTCCGCTTCGTTTACGGGACGACGATCAAGGGGCTGGATGTCGAGGCCGGCCGCGTGCGCGGCATTATCACCGATCGCGAACGGATGAGTGCGGATGCGGTGGTGGTTGCGCTCGGCAGCTATTCGCCGCTGCTGCTCAAGCCCTTCGGCATCAGCCTGCCGGTCTATCCCGTCAAGGGTTATTCGCTCACCATCCCGATAACCGATGCGTCGCGCGCACCGGAATCGACCGTCATGGACGAGACTTACAAGATTGCGATCACCCGGCTCGGCGACCGGATCCGGGTCGGCGGCATGGCTGAAATATCAGGCTATACCAACGATCTCGGCCTGGCTCGCCGCAGCACGCTGGAGCATTCCGTGACCGACCTTTTCCCCGGCGGGGATGTTTCCAAAGCGTCCTTCTGGTCCGGCCTGCGCCCGATGACGCCGGATGGCACGCCGGTCATCGGTCCGACAAAGATCGTCGGCCTCTTCCTCAATACCGGCCACGGTACGCTCGGCTGGACGATGAGCACCGGTTCGGCGCGGTTGATCAGCGATCTGGTCGGCGGCCGCACGCCTGAGATCGACGCGCGGGATCTCGCAATCAATCGCTACGGCTGA